In Paracoccus jeotgali, the following are encoded in one genomic region:
- a CDS encoding endonuclease/exonuclease/phosphatase family protein: MILRVASYNLHKCQGLTGPHAPERNLQVIADLAPDIIALQEVDFRFGARPEALPRALIQDMTGLVPVQMRTTGETSLGWHGQQVLMRPDLASKATTRRLPLPGIEPRGALAVRVAGLTLIGVHLGLARSSRRAQLARLAAKASRLAGDAIVLMGDFNEWRGDRGLESLEGLHVITPGPSYPAPMPTLRLDRMAFSSSVEVLRCGVADSDLARQASDHLPIWAEIRLRGRSH, from the coding sequence ATGATCCTGCGCGTCGCCAGCTATAACCTGCACAAGTGCCAGGGCCTGACCGGCCCCCACGCGCCCGAGCGCAATCTGCAGGTCATCGCCGATCTGGCCCCCGACATCATCGCCCTGCAAGAGGTCGATTTCCGCTTTGGCGCCCGCCCCGAGGCCCTGCCCCGCGCGCTGATCCAGGACATGACCGGTCTGGTGCCGGTGCAGATGCGGACCACAGGCGAGACCTCGCTTGGCTGGCACGGTCAGCAGGTGCTGATGCGTCCCGATCTGGCCAGCAAGGCCACGACCCGTCGCCTGCCCCTGCCGGGGATCGAGCCGCGCGGCGCGCTGGCTGTCCGGGTGGCGGGGCTGACGCTGATCGGCGTGCATCTGGGGCTGGCGCGGTCGTCGCGGCGCGCGCAACTGGCCCGGCTGGCGGCCAAGGCGTCGCGGCTGGCGGGCGATGCGATCGTGCTGATGGGCGATTTCAACGAATGGCGCGGGGATCGCGGGCTGGAATCGCTGGAAGGGCTGCATGTGATCACGCCCGGTCCGTCCTATCCCGCGCCGATGCCGACGCTGCGGCTGGACCGGATGGCGTTTTCGTCGAGCGTCGAGGTCCTGCGCTGCGGTGTGGCTGACAGCGACCTTGCGCGGCAAGCCTCGGACCACCTGCCGATCTGGGCCGAAATCCGGCTGCGCGGCCGCAGTCACTGA
- a CDS encoding riboflavin synthase yields MFTGIITDIGTVTQIEQRGDMRARIQTGYDMDHVDLGASIACDGVCLTVVAKGSEAGQDWFDVDISAETLSKTTAGDWATGQRLNLERALRVGDELGGHIVSGHVDGVAEVVGLQHEGDSLRLTFEVSPDLARFIAPKGSVALNGTSLTVNEVDGNRFGVNLIPHTRQVTTWGDVEEGDRVNVEIDTLARYVARLAEAG; encoded by the coding sequence ATGTTCACCGGCATCATCACCGATATCGGCACCGTGACGCAGATCGAGCAACGCGGCGACATGCGCGCACGCATCCAGACCGGCTATGACATGGACCATGTCGATCTGGGCGCCTCGATCGCCTGCGACGGGGTCTGCCTGACCGTCGTCGCCAAGGGAAGCGAGGCGGGGCAGGACTGGTTCGACGTCGATATCTCGGCCGAAACCTTGTCGAAGACCACCGCCGGCGACTGGGCCACCGGCCAGCGCCTCAATCTAGAACGCGCGCTGCGGGTGGGCGATGAACTGGGTGGCCACATCGTCTCCGGCCATGTCGATGGCGTCGCCGAGGTGGTGGGGCTGCAGCATGAGGGCGACAGTCTGCGCCTGACCTTCGAGGTCTCGCCCGATCTCGCCCGCTTCATTGCGCCCAAGGGCTCGGTCGCGCTGAACGGCACGTCGCTGACCGTGAACGAGGTCGACGGCAACCGCTTCGGCGTCAACCTGATCCCGCACACGCGCCAGGTGACGACTTGGGGAGACGTCGAAGAGGGCGACCGCGTGAATGTCGAGATCGACACGCTGGCCCGTTACGTCGCACGGCTGGCCGAGGCCGGATGA
- the eno gene encoding phosphopyruvate hydratase: MTAIIDIYAREILDSRGNPTVEVDVLLEDGTMGRAAVPSGASTGAHEAVEKRDGDKLRYMGKGVLDAIDSVNGEIAELLVGEDATDQRGLDAAMCELDGTPNKGRLGANAILGVSLAAAKAAAEASALPLYRYVGGASAHILPVPMMNIINGGEHADNPIDIQEFMIMPVSADNIREAVRMGAEIFHTLKKELSEAGLSTGIGDEGGFAPNLSSTREALDFVLRAVEKAGYAPGDDIMLALDCASTEYFRDGKYVMSGEGKTLTPAENVDYLAALCADYPILSIEDGCAEDDWDGWKLLTDRLGKSVQLVGDDLFVTNPARLAEGIRAGCANSLLVKVNQIGTLTETLDAVAMATRAGYTSVMSHRSGETEDSTIADLAVATNCGQIKTGSLARSDRLAKYNQLIRIEEMLGDSAIYAGRSILR, from the coding sequence ATGACCGCCATTATCGACATCTATGCCCGCGAAATTCTGGACAGCCGGGGCAACCCCACGGTCGAGGTCGACGTGCTGCTGGAAGACGGCACCATGGGCCGCGCGGCCGTGCCGTCAGGGGCCTCGACCGGCGCGCATGAGGCGGTCGAAAAGCGCGATGGCGACAAGCTGCGCTATATGGGCAAGGGCGTGCTCGACGCCATCGACAGCGTGAATGGCGAGATCGCCGAGCTGCTGGTGGGCGAGGACGCGACCGATCAGCGCGGTCTCGACGCCGCGATGTGCGAACTGGACGGGACCCCGAACAAGGGCCGGCTGGGCGCCAACGCCATCCTCGGCGTATCCCTCGCCGCCGCCAAGGCCGCCGCCGAGGCCTCGGCCCTGCCGCTCTACCGCTATGTCGGGGGGGCCTCGGCCCATATCCTGCCGGTGCCGATGATGAACATCATCAATGGCGGCGAACATGCCGACAACCCCATCGACATCCAGGAATTCATGATCATGCCGGTCAGCGCCGACAATATCCGCGAGGCCGTGCGGATGGGCGCCGAGATCTTCCACACGCTGAAGAAAGAGCTGTCGGAGGCCGGCCTCTCGACCGGCATCGGCGATGAGGGCGGGTTCGCCCCCAACCTCTCCTCGACCCGCGAAGCGCTCGATTTCGTGCTGCGCGCGGTGGAAAAGGCGGGCTACGCCCCCGGCGATGACATCATGCTGGCGCTCGATTGCGCATCGACCGAATATTTCCGCGATGGCAAATATGTCATGTCGGGTGAGGGCAAGACCCTGACCCCGGCTGAAAACGTGGATTATCTGGCCGCGCTCTGCGCCGATTACCCGATCCTGTCGATCGAGGATGGCTGCGCCGAGGACGACTGGGACGGCTGGAAGCTGCTGACCGACCGTCTGGGCAAGTCGGTGCAACTGGTCGGCGACGATCTGTTCGTCACTAACCCCGCCCGTCTCGCCGAAGGCATCCGCGCCGGCTGCGCCAACTCGCTGCTGGTCAAGGTCAACCAGATCGGCACCCTGACCGAAACCCTCGACGCAGTCGCTATGGCGACCCGCGCCGGCTATACCAGCGTCATGTCGCACCGGTCGGGCGAGACCGAGGATTCCACCATCGCCGATCTCGCGGTGGCGACGAATTGCGGCCAGATCAAGACCGGCTCGCTGGCCCGCTCGGACCGGCTGGCGAAATACAACCAGCTGATCCGGATCGAGGAAATGCTGGGCGATTCCGCCATCTACGCCGGCCGCTCGATCCTGCGCTGA
- a CDS encoding protein adenylyltransferase SelO: MNAPVFDNSYARLPQRMFAPVRPMGSPDPQLLALNAPLAQRLGLDPDWLAGPEGLAMLSGNALPPGAAGIAQAYAGQQFGHLVPQLGDGRALMIGEVVAPDGARFDLQLKGSGPTPFSRQGDGLSWLGPVLREYLVSEFMAAAGVPTTRALAAVATGGIVRRESRLPGAILTRVASSHIRVGTFEYFALRGDCEALRALTEHAGTRHFPQAETPAEFLSAVVAAQARLIALWMGLGFVHGVMNTDNMAVSGETIDYGPCAFLDEYQPDKVFSSIDRGGRYAYDQQPHVAVWNLAQLASCLIPLLDEDEDAAVAEATRIVHAYPQLFEVERDRVFAAKLGLQPSDTARNLVARLLEQMAEEAADFTRVFAGLSDGSARAQFRDTARFDVWEQDWRAAAPEQDIMSRANPRRIPRNHRIEAAIAAAVGGDTAPFDRLRAALSDPFADREEWDDLAAAPLASERVTRTFCGT; the protein is encoded by the coding sequence ATGAACGCACCGGTTTTCGACAACAGTTACGCCCGCCTGCCGCAGCGAATGTTTGCGCCGGTCCGGCCCATGGGCAGCCCCGATCCGCAACTTCTGGCGCTGAACGCGCCGCTGGCACAGCGTCTGGGGCTGGACCCGGACTGGCTGGCCGGACCCGAGGGGCTGGCGATGCTGTCGGGCAATGCGCTGCCGCCCGGCGCGGCGGGGATCGCGCAGGCCTATGCGGGCCAGCAATTCGGCCATCTCGTGCCGCAACTGGGCGATGGCCGCGCGCTGATGATCGGCGAGGTCGTGGCCCCGGACGGGGCGCGCTTCGATCTGCAACTGAAGGGCAGTGGTCCGACGCCGTTCTCGCGGCAGGGCGACGGGCTGTCATGGCTGGGGCCGGTGCTGCGCGAATATCTGGTCAGTGAGTTCATGGCCGCGGCCGGTGTGCCGACCACGCGCGCGCTGGCGGCGGTGGCGACCGGCGGCATCGTCCGGCGCGAAAGCCGCCTGCCGGGCGCGATCCTGACCCGCGTCGCGTCAAGCCATATCCGCGTCGGTACCTTTGAATATTTCGCCCTGCGCGGCGATTGCGAGGCGCTGCGCGCGCTGACCGAACACGCCGGGACGCGACATTTTCCGCAGGCCGAGACGCCTGCCGAGTTCCTCTCTGCCGTCGTCGCCGCGCAGGCGCGGCTGATCGCCTTGTGGATGGGGCTGGGGTTCGTCCACGGCGTGATGAACACCGACAACATGGCCGTGTCGGGCGAGACGATCGACTATGGGCCTTGCGCGTTTCTGGATGAATATCAGCCGGATAAGGTATTCTCCTCGATCGACCGGGGCGGGCGTTACGCCTATGACCAGCAGCCGCATGTGGCGGTGTGGAACCTCGCGCAGCTCGCCTCGTGCCTGATCCCGCTGCTGGATGAGGATGAGGACGCGGCGGTGGCCGAGGCCACGCGCATCGTCCACGCCTACCCCCAGTTGTTCGAGGTCGAGCGGGACCGCGTCTTCGCCGCCAAGCTGGGCCTGCAGCCGTCAGACACGGCGCGAAATCTGGTCGCGCGCCTGCTGGAGCAGATGGCCGAGGAGGCCGCCGACTTCACCCGCGTCTTTGCTGGGCTGTCGGACGGCAGCGCCCGCGCCCAATTCCGCGACACCGCCCGCTTTGACGTCTGGGAACAGGACTGGCGTGCCGCCGCCCCGGAGCAGGACATCATGTCCCGCGCCAATCCCCGCCGCATCCCGCGCAACCACCGCATCGAGGCGGCCATCGCGGCCGCAGTAGGCGGCGACACGGCCCCCTTCGACCGGCTACGTGCGGCCCTGAGCGACCCCTTCGCGGATCGCGAGGAATGGGACGATCTGGCCGCCGCCCCCCTTGCTTCCGAACGCGTAACCCGGACATTCTGCGGGACATGA